Proteins from a single region of Abyssalbus ytuae:
- a CDS encoding metallophosphoesterase family protein yields the protein MVFILSCKKKQGDNPEQNIQIAFLADVHLQDVYAHFSGDSFKGILNAGNNTYTTIRTMDAQLHSTRIFNENYFAFLAALNDIAKRKIKYVVLPGDFSDDGQPVHVKALKKILNDYADKYSIQFFITTGNHDPVKPYKSEGVKADYLGEGGRPQPVMSTKALYKTNNNKHEHSLVIVKEISQMGYDGITDFLQDFGFFPQKEYLYWETPFSSYNSHNYSYEQAFKEAGLEKRSYAINPVGNTVPDASYLVEPVKDLWLLAIDANVYVPKENNPNNNDPGNYNGAALGYKNVPLYKKHLIDWVEDVAKRAKKEGKILVAFSHYPMVEFHDNASTYLKKLFGKDRMQLERVPQDEIARIFADIGLKIHFAGHMHINDTGVKKTENGNTLVNVQVPTLAAYMPAYKLLTIKENALLEIETVPIDSVPDFKSFFPLYEKEYDFLKSVNKEMAWDTEILNSKTYHEFTNKHLKELVRLRFLKNDWPVNFRNFILNMNGENLLAFSISEKNFSYDDVLTTQFKDSLYTETNLEILKPLLLNNKLSTNDLREWTGFDLIFDFYRLKNADKLALNDIGEYRLQQYKLIARNLIDKHESDDQNSDGLNEDMYNFFKTFEAFTQGQPAVHFSVNLNTGEVKDMK from the coding sequence TTGGTTTTTATTCTATCGTGTAAAAAGAAGCAAGGGGATAATCCTGAACAAAATATTCAAATAGCTTTTCTGGCCGATGTACATCTTCAGGATGTATATGCTCATTTTTCCGGAGATTCCTTTAAAGGTATTTTAAACGCCGGAAATAATACCTATACAACAATCCGTACAATGGATGCCCAACTACATTCTACCAGGATTTTCAATGAAAATTATTTTGCCTTTTTGGCCGCTTTGAACGATATAGCCAAAAGAAAAATAAAATATGTTGTTTTACCCGGCGATTTTAGTGATGACGGACAACCTGTGCATGTAAAAGCATTAAAGAAAATTTTAAATGATTATGCTGATAAATATTCAATACAATTTTTTATTACTACCGGAAACCACGACCCGGTAAAACCTTATAAATCTGAAGGAGTAAAAGCTGATTATCTTGGTGAAGGTGGCAGGCCACAGCCGGTAATGAGCACAAAAGCACTTTATAAAACAAATAATAATAAGCATGAGCATTCGCTTGTGATTGTAAAAGAAATATCCCAAATGGGGTATGACGGAATAACAGATTTTTTACAGGATTTTGGATTTTTCCCTCAAAAAGAATATTTATACTGGGAGACGCCGTTTAGTAGCTATAATTCCCATAATTACTCTTATGAACAAGCATTTAAAGAAGCAGGCCTGGAAAAAAGGTCATATGCAATAAACCCTGTGGGAAATACAGTTCCGGATGCCAGTTACCTGGTAGAGCCGGTTAAAGATTTGTGGCTTCTTGCTATTGATGCAAATGTGTATGTACCCAAAGAAAACAACCCTAATAATAATGATCCGGGAAATTATAACGGCGCAGCCCTGGGGTATAAGAATGTACCTTTATATAAAAAACATTTAATTGACTGGGTAGAAGATGTAGCCAAAAGGGCAAAAAAGGAAGGAAAAATTTTAGTAGCTTTCAGCCATTATCCGATGGTGGAGTTTCACGATAATGCCTCCACGTATTTAAAAAAGTTATTTGGTAAAGATAGAATGCAGTTAGAAAGAGTTCCCCAAGATGAAATAGCCAGGATTTTTGCAGATATAGGCCTGAAAATACACTTTGCAGGGCATATGCATATAAATGATACAGGAGTTAAAAAAACAGAGAACGGAAATACACTGGTGAATGTCCAGGTTCCTACGCTCGCCGCTTATATGCCTGCTTACAAATTACTCACCATTAAAGAGAATGCTTTGTTAGAGATTGAAACCGTTCCAATAGATTCGGTGCCGGATTTTAAAAGTTTCTTTCCTTTATATGAAAAAGAATATGACTTTTTAAAAAGTGTAAATAAAGAAATGGCATGGGATACAGAAATTTTAAACTCCAAAACATATCATGAATTTACAAATAAGCATTTAAAAGAACTGGTACGATTAAGGTTCTTAAAAAATGACTGGCCTGTTAATTTCAGGAATTTTATACTTAATATGAACGGTGAAAATTTATTAGCTTTTTCTATTTCTGAGAAGAATTTTTCTTATGATGATGTATTAACCACTCAATTTAAGGATAGTTTATATACGGAAACCAACCTGGAAATATTAAAGCCTCTCTTGTTAAATAATAAATTAAGTACAAATGATTTAAGAGAATGGACGGGCTTTGATTTGATCTTTGATTTTTACCGGTTAAAAAATGCCGATAAACTTGCCCTGAATGATATAGGAGAATACAGGTTACAACAGTACAAATTAATTGCCCGTAACCTGATTGATAAACATGAAAGTGATGATCAAAATTCTGATGGATTAAATGAGGATATGTATAATTTTTTCAAGACTTTTGAAGCTTTTACACAAGGACAACCGGCTGTTCATTTTTCAGTAAATTTAAATACAGGAGAAGTGAAAGATATGAAGTAA
- a CDS encoding PEP/pyruvate-binding domain-containing protein: MLKYIYPFITIFFLFNSSWLHSQQFSSEQIKKQIELYKQDPRGPYNRIRWFCKDGTIREPKDPCPDSIGGGVQHASYKTDVIKLGERNHIYLGEILTPTDKSEFWDEKNNHSRIKQYQLNQYLASIDDGWVLQKAQYYRGAVQSEDEQAWGLEFYNWLLKNNEALGKYYFLIRQSLKDIPHDGDDNLAQLMRSQSKTIADEFPEFMDVRIKIHGKPDRTDITLVKNFQKEHNEDLTPELKKQFDRLDNTLQKFYAPINFEKLKNQARQISETNDITKNVLTFLNEYNNSDSPDIIVPALAELLYDIRNNITSLKKGKDKLLLLDLSNEFENILLRKTQEWKTATVNDALYKICNLSYAAAGTGLIESWEWNKIKPSLTNPLGKDEAQLSELNDFLSTSRSIIEWSAATVKANYEDVVNAYVQFEPKSYGFIDDRVRSTVALDLGETVNKLGSFISEQSSLKNNVMNISSQSTIRGLNPGYAYGELVVVKGNPENTEVDNNKIYIFQRPPSDLKPVAGIMTVAEGNLVSHVQLLARNLGIPNAALSDDNLKSLEKYNGKKVFYAVSDKGNVVLKSESDMSDAEKDLFTVKEAQKNMVEVPVNQIRLDVNEILNMRNVGADDSGKLCGPKAANLGELKAMFPNHVVEGLVIPFGIFRKHMDQDMPGKNMSYWTFLNATFTEADKMRKNNIKEKEIENFQLRKLETLRNAIIQMPLEKEFINQLKDKFKSVFGNSIGKVPVFLRSDTNMEDLKEFTGAGLNLTLFNIVSEDDIINGIKRVWASPYTERSFKWRQKYLLNPENVFPSILIIPSVDVEYSGVMITKGINIGTDNDLTVAFSRGAGGAVDGQAAETWLVTENSSLLLAPARQPDYIRLPLEGGTTKKRATFETSILNKKNIADLRSIAQTIRLTLPQKTHSDYKGAYDVELGFKDDKIWLFQIRPFVENKRAKSSEYLSSISPSANNNKTISLKNRI; the protein is encoded by the coding sequence ATGTTGAAATACATCTACCCATTTATCACTATTTTCTTTCTTTTTAATTCATCATGGCTACATAGCCAGCAATTCTCTTCAGAGCAAATTAAAAAACAAATCGAACTATATAAGCAAGATCCCCGTGGGCCTTATAACAGGATACGGTGGTTTTGCAAAGACGGTACAATCAGAGAACCAAAAGACCCTTGTCCCGACTCCATAGGTGGAGGGGTACAACATGCCAGCTACAAAACTGATGTTATCAAACTGGGAGAGCGAAATCACATTTATTTAGGTGAAATTTTAACTCCAACCGACAAGAGTGAATTTTGGGATGAAAAAAACAATCATAGCAGGATAAAACAATATCAGCTAAATCAATACCTGGCCAGTATTGATGACGGATGGGTATTGCAAAAGGCTCAATACTACCGGGGAGCAGTACAATCGGAAGACGAACAGGCATGGGGACTGGAATTTTATAACTGGTTACTTAAAAACAATGAAGCCCTTGGTAAATACTATTTTCTTATCCGGCAATCATTAAAAGATATTCCACATGACGGGGATGATAACCTCGCACAGCTTATGAGAAGCCAGTCTAAAACAATAGCCGATGAATTTCCTGAGTTTATGGATGTAAGGATAAAAATTCACGGAAAACCTGACAGAACAGATATAACTCTTGTAAAAAATTTTCAAAAAGAACACAATGAAGATTTAACCCCTGAATTAAAAAAGCAATTTGACCGGTTGGATAACACTTTACAAAAGTTTTATGCCCCGATAAATTTTGAAAAGCTTAAAAACCAGGCACGGCAAATCTCAGAAACAAATGATATTACAAAAAATGTTCTCACCTTCTTAAATGAATATAATAACAGTGATTCTCCCGATATAATAGTCCCTGCCCTTGCAGAGTTGTTATACGATATCCGTAATAACATAACTTCATTAAAAAAAGGAAAGGACAAATTGCTATTGCTGGACTTATCAAACGAGTTTGAAAATATACTGCTAAGAAAAACACAGGAATGGAAGACTGCCACCGTTAACGATGCACTTTATAAAATTTGTAATTTGAGTTATGCGGCAGCAGGCACAGGATTGATTGAATCATGGGAGTGGAATAAAATAAAACCTTCATTAACAAACCCTTTGGGTAAGGACGAAGCTCAATTATCTGAATTAAATGATTTCTTAAGCACCTCCCGTAGTATTATTGAATGGAGTGCCGCCACCGTAAAGGCAAATTATGAAGATGTAGTGAATGCTTACGTACAGTTTGAACCTAAATCATATGGTTTTATTGATGACAGGGTAAGATCTACAGTTGCGTTAGACCTTGGAGAAACAGTTAATAAATTGGGAAGTTTTATTTCAGAACAGTCATCATTAAAAAATAATGTGATGAATATTTCCTCTCAAAGTACAATACGTGGTTTAAACCCCGGCTACGCCTATGGAGAACTGGTGGTTGTAAAAGGAAATCCGGAAAATACCGAAGTTGACAATAACAAAATTTATATTTTTCAACGTCCGCCCTCCGACCTGAAACCCGTAGCGGGAATTATGACAGTGGCAGAAGGCAACCTCGTCTCACATGTTCAATTGCTGGCCCGGAATCTGGGTATTCCCAATGCAGCATTGTCTGATGATAATTTAAAATCGCTGGAAAAATATAACGGTAAAAAAGTATTTTATGCAGTTTCCGATAAAGGGAATGTAGTGTTAAAATCAGAATCGGATATGAGTGATGCGGAAAAAGATCTTTTTACCGTAAAAGAAGCACAAAAGAATATGGTTGAAGTTCCTGTAAACCAAATTCGTTTAGATGTAAACGAAATATTGAATATGCGAAATGTAGGAGCGGATGATTCCGGTAAACTTTGCGGCCCGAAAGCAGCTAATTTAGGAGAACTAAAAGCAATGTTTCCTAACCATGTTGTGGAAGGACTGGTAATTCCTTTTGGTATTTTCAGAAAACATATGGATCAGGACATGCCCGGAAAAAACATGTCTTATTGGACCTTTTTAAATGCCACTTTTACCGAAGCTGATAAAATGAGAAAAAATAATATTAAGGAGAAAGAAATTGAGAATTTCCAGTTGCGTAAACTGGAAACACTCAGAAATGCCATTATCCAAATGCCGCTGGAAAAAGAATTTATAAACCAACTAAAAGACAAATTTAAAAGTGTATTCGGTAATTCAATTGGAAAAGTCCCTGTTTTTTTACGAAGTGACACTAACATGGAAGACCTGAAGGAATTTACAGGAGCAGGTTTGAATTTAACCTTATTCAATATTGTTTCAGAAGATGACATTATAAATGGTATAAAACGTGTATGGGCCTCTCCCTATACAGAACGAAGCTTTAAATGGAGACAAAAATACCTGCTAAACCCTGAAAATGTTTTTCCTTCAATTTTAATTATTCCAAGTGTTGATGTAGAATATTCCGGAGTAATGATCACCAAAGGAATTAACATAGGGACTGATAACGACCTGACTGTTGCGTTTAGCCGTGGTGCCGGAGGTGCAGTAGATGGCCAGGCAGCCGAAACATGGTTAGTTACCGAAAATTCCTCCCTCCTGCTCGCTCCTGCCCGCCAGCCGGACTATATAAGGTTACCCCTGGAAGGAGGTACCACAAAAAAAAGGGCAACTTTTGAAACTTCAATCCTAAACAAAAAAAACATAGCTGATTTAAGAAGCATCGCTCAAACAATACGCTTAACCTTACCCCAAAAAACACATTCAGATTACAAAGGTGCTTATGATGTAGAATTAGGTTTTAAAGATGATAAAATATGGCTTTTTCAAATAAGGCCGTTTGTAGAAAATAAAAGGGCAAAAAGCTCGGAATACCTTTCATCAATATCACCATCAGCAAATAACAATAAAACAATATCATTAAAAAACAGAATTTAA
- a CDS encoding serine hydrolase, whose product MNKLLYTGSILTIILLMSFSYYPIDGYETTNIARLLKLQRMVEDSVEIRRIPYGAFKKLDEIKLNLLSLKNDSVGKILVEDEEFEKKINRLLPGSGYSATVLDISNPDSLKYASYREKVGYQPGSVGKIAVINALFTQLQKLYPNSWEARTGLLCNKHVSARYWGTGDHHTIPVYDIENDHLRRRRVASSDVFSLYEWADHMLSVSNNGAASVVWREAVLMAAFGHKYPDLTEEEAEEYFKETPRDSLTDLAISLVNEPLRKLGITEDEWRLGSFFTSASNRYIGNKGGSIGTPLGLMKYLVQLEQGNVVDEKSSLEIKRLLYMTDRRIRYAASRKLDSAAVYFKSGSLYKCDRVKDPDCAQYAGNVYNYMNSVIIVEHPNNKKYIVCLMTNVLNKNSAGAHMYLASRIDDVINTKE is encoded by the coding sequence ATGAACAAATTACTATATACCGGATCTATTTTAACCATTATTTTATTGATGAGCTTTTCATATTACCCGATTGACGGATATGAAACCACCAATATAGCCCGATTGTTAAAATTGCAAAGAATGGTTGAAGACAGTGTGGAAATAAGAAGAATACCTTACGGAGCCTTTAAAAAACTGGATGAAATAAAATTAAACCTTTTAAGCCTTAAAAATGACAGCGTGGGGAAAATTCTGGTAGAAGATGAAGAATTTGAGAAAAAGATTAACAGGCTTTTACCCGGGTCTGGATATTCTGCTACCGTTCTGGACATATCAAATCCCGATAGTCTTAAATATGCATCCTACAGGGAAAAAGTAGGTTATCAGCCCGGCAGTGTAGGTAAAATTGCGGTTATAAATGCCCTTTTTACCCAGCTCCAAAAACTGTACCCTAACTCATGGGAAGCCAGAACAGGATTGCTATGCAACAAACATGTAAGTGCCCGATATTGGGGTACGGGAGACCATCATACTATACCTGTTTATGATATAGAAAATGATCATTTGCGAAGAAGAAGAGTTGCAAGCAGTGATGTATTCTCATTGTACGAATGGGCAGATCATATGCTTTCCGTAAGTAATAATGGTGCGGCCAGTGTGGTATGGAGAGAAGCTGTACTTATGGCAGCCTTCGGGCACAAATATCCTGACCTGACAGAAGAAGAAGCTGAAGAGTACTTTAAAGAAACCCCCAGGGACTCTCTTACAGACCTGGCAATATCATTAGTCAATGAACCTCTCAGGAAATTGGGTATAACTGAAGATGAATGGCGCCTGGGTAGTTTTTTTACCAGTGCTTCCAACAGGTATATAGGCAACAAAGGAGGAAGTATAGGTACTCCTTTAGGATTAATGAAATATCTCGTTCAACTCGAACAGGGAAATGTAGTGGATGAAAAATCAAGTTTGGAAATAAAAAGATTGCTTTATATGACTGACCGCAGGATACGCTATGCTGCCTCAAGAAAACTGGACAGTGCTGCAGTTTATTTTAAATCGGGGAGTTTATATAAATGTGACCGTGTAAAAGATCCGGACTGTGCGCAATATGCGGGAAATGTATATAATTATATGAATTCGGTAATAATTGTAGAGCATCCCAATAATAAGAAATATATAGTATGCCTTATGACCAATGTCCTAAATAAGAACTCAGCTGGTGCGCATATGTATCTTGCCAGTAGAATTGATGACGTAATTAATACTAAAGAATAA